In a single window of the Coffea eugenioides isolate CCC68of chromosome 3, Ceug_1.0, whole genome shotgun sequence genome:
- the LOC113767007 gene encoding U-box domain-containing protein 43-like: MAELVPVGTILAVLSNQIIKTAVAAKEVLEKESFKILSKHLFSIQVVLEELQSKKLDDSPATRKALESIESDVKKANNLVEKYKNKGRFYLLIKCRNIVKEVQDITRHIGKSLAALSVANIEVLSGMSDQVNRLQNEMQRAELEASHSQKRVVDKLNQALKDQIQDQDFANDMLKEIARAVGVPIEPAEISKELESFKREKEEAANRKEMAEVFFLEQVIKLLSQADAARNYEEVRNQYFQRLRVIECYDPKEQAIQPFKPFVCCITGHVMLDPVSLCTGTACERTALEAWFNSGEKTDPETGEILEDCSYRSNLRLRQSIQEWRELNYCVKIRSCNEKLLSEADSSIKEALSCMQELIKESSINKDWISIGGLTEILVSIISPLHDDDVNIQKMNALNDIVEGNERNKEIFIENQGFYNVIPYLALDSSVSKAAINLLYEVLHDSSGWNTAYCNDLSQQKNAITFLVELLKSPTREVAEKAEAILMKLCDEEENILKAAEAHWYKPLVDRVNEGPASSRMSIVRALLSLELDEDHIKLVGAGVISPLLEMLAESMEVKELSLSALVKLSGIHEIKKLIADAGGVRLILDLMFSSHLRTVIIAKCSEILKNLSSDGDGTKFLVNENGMQLQLEPVITNLLAYQQNLMISDIVRRPALHALLQICQSDAGLVKTAVSASGVSVILPLLDDSNQEIRETAINLLFLFSQHEPQGVVEYLLKPRRLEALVGFLENEDKSDVQMAAAGLLANLPKSEIRLTEKLIEIGGLKAIVSILRSESIEAKENALSALFRFTDPTNIQFQHSVVDLGAYPLLVSFLRDASVTTKARAAALLGDLSMRSSELSVMPKIAGCWSILWTRGKICPVHGVVCSVTTTFCLLEANALPELVTLLQGNVHATAYEAIQTLSTLVREESPHRGANVLHENNAIRPLVEVLSWGQESLKAEALGLLEKIFMSKDMVDLYGSTAKVPLFGLTGRSIHEEGHLQRKAARVLLLIDRHSRSSTSLVAGISD; encoded by the exons ATGGCGGAGCTTGTACCTGTTGGCACCATCTTAGCTGTGCTTAGTAACCAGATTATTAAGACAGCAGTTGCTGCCAAGGAAGTACTTGAGAAGGAGAGTTTCAAGATTCTATCAAAGCATCTTTTTAGCATTCAGGTTGTTTTAGAGGAATTGCAGTCCAAAAAGCTTGATGACTCTCCAGCAACAAGGAAAGCTTTGGAATCTATTGAAAGCGATGTCAAGAAGGCTAATAACTTGgttgaaaaatacaaaaataaaggTCGATTTTATTTGCTGATTAAATGCAGAAACATTGTTAAGGAAGTACAGGATATCACGAGACATATTGGCAAGTCTTTGGCAGCTCTCTCAGTGGCTAATATAGAAGTGTTATCAGGGATGTCGGACCAGGTGAATAGGTtacaaaatgaaatgcaaagaGCAGAATTGGAGGCTTCTCATTCTCAGAAGCGGGTTGTCGACAAGTTGAATCAAGCTCTTAAGGATCAAATACAAGATCAAGATTTTGCAAATGACATGCTCAAGGAAATTGCAAGGGCTGTTGGAGTGCCAATCGAACCTGCAGAAATAAGTAAGGAGCTAGAAAgctttaaaagagaaaaagaagaggcTGCTAACAGGAAAGAAATGGCTGAAGTTTTCTTCTTGGAGCAGGTTATCAAGTTGCTATCTCAAGCTGATGCTGCAAGAAATTACGAGGAAGTCAGAAACCAGTATTTTCAAAGGCTTAGAGTGATTGAGTGCTATGACCCGAAAGAACAAGCCATCCAACCATTTAAACCTTTTGTATGTTGTATAACAGGACATGTGATGCTTGATCCTGTCAGCCTCTGCACTGGCACTGCATGTGAGAGAACAGCTCTTGAAGCTTGGTTTAACAGTGGAGAAAAAACTGATCCAGAAACAGGTGAAATTCTTGAAGATTGTTCATATAGGTCAAACCTTCGATTGAGACAGTCTATCCAAGAGTGGAGAGAGCTAAATTATTGTGTGAAAATCAGATCATGCAACGAAAAATTGCTTTCTGAGGCAGATTCATCAATTAAAGAGGCGCTCAGCTGCATGCAAGAGCTTATTAAAGAGAGTTCAATCAACAAGGATTGGATATCCATTGGAGGACTTACTGAGATTTTGGTCTCTATAATTAGTCCATTGCATGATGATGACGTAAATATTCAGAAAATGAATGCGTTGAATGACATTGTTGAAGGGAATGAAAGAAACAAG GAAATATTCATTGAGAATCAGGGGTTTTATAATGTCATTCCATACTTAGCATTGGACTCCAGCGTATCAAAGGCTGCAATCAATCTGCTCTATGAGGTTTTGCATGACTCATCAGGGTGGAACACTGCTTATTGCAATGATCTCTCTCAGCAGAAAAATGCAATTACGTTCCTTGTTGAACTTCTTAAAAGCCCAACAAGGGAGGTAGCTGAGAAAGCGGAAGCAATTCTTATGAAGCTCTGTGATGAGGAGGAGAATATACTGAAGGCTGCCGAAGCACATTGGTATAAGCCACTTGTTGACAGAGTTAATGAAG GACCAGCATCTTCAAGAATGTCAATTGTGAGAGCACTTCTTAGTCTGGAATTGGATGAAGATCATATAAAGCTTGTTGGTGCAGGAGTGATAAGTCCTCTGCTGGAAATGTTAGCTGAAAGTATGGAAGTAAAAGAGTTGTCATTATCTGCACTTGTTAAATTATCAGGCATACATGAAATCAAAAAGCTTATTGCTGATGCTGGTGGTGTCCGTCTGATATTGGATCTAATGTTCTCTTCTCACTTACGGACAGTTATAATTGCTAAGTGCTCTGAAATCCTTAAAAATCTTTCTTCTGATGGTGATGGAACTAAATTCCTGGTCAATGAAAACGGAATGCAGCTGCAGTTGGAGCCTGTTATCACCAACCTACTGGCTTATCAACAAAATCTTATGATATCAGACATTGTTCGTAGGCCTGCCTTGCATGCACTTCTTCAAATTTGTCAATCAGATGCAGGACTTGTTAAAACAGCAGTTTCAGCTAGTGGTGTTAGTGTCATCCTTCCTCTTCTAGATGACTCAAATCAGGAAATACGGGAAACAGCAATTAatcttctcttcctcttctcCCAGCATGAACCCCAAGGAGTTGTTGAGTATCTTCTTAAACCAAGAAGGCTAGAGGCTTTAGTTGGGTTTCTTGAGAATGAGGATAAAAGTGATGTTCAGATGGCTGCAGCTGGCTTATTAGCTAACCTACCAAAATCAGAAATACGGCTTACtgaaaaattaattgaaataggTGGACTGAAAGCAATCGTAAGTATCTTGAGATCTGAATCCATTGAGGCGAAGGAAAATGCTCTGAGTGCTCTCTTCAGGTTCACGGATCCAACAAATATTCAGTTTCAGCATTCTGTGGTTGACCTGGGTGCATATCCCTTGCTTGTAAGCTTTCTGAGGGATGCTTCAGTGACAACGAAAGCAAGAGCAGCTGCTTTACTAGGTGATCTTTCCATGCGCAGTTCAGAGCTTTCTGTTATGCCCAAAATAGCTGGTTGCTGGTCTATTCTCTGGACAAGGGGTAAAATTTGTCCTGTGCATGGGGTGGTCTGCAGTGTTACTACAACATTCTGTTTATTGGAGGCAAATGCATTGCCTGAATTGGTTACACTCTTACAAGGAAATGTCCATGCCACAGCTTATGAAGCTATTCAAACGCTTTCCACCCTGGTTCGCGAAGAATCTCCTCACCGAGGTGCCAATGTCCTCCATGAGAATAATGCAATTAGACCCTTAGTAGAGGTTCTAAGTTGGGGACAAGAATCGCTAAAGGCAGAGGCTTTAGGCCTTTTGGAGAAGATTTTCATGTCAAAGGATATGGTAGACTTGTACGGATCAACAGCCAAGGTACCTCTTTTTGGTCTGACTGGACGCAGTATACATGAGGAGGGACATCTTCAGAGAAAGGCAGCTAGAGTTCTGCTACTCATTGATCGCCACTCAAGATCATCAACCTCTCTTGTTGCTGGAataagtgattga
- the LOC113767099 gene encoding uncharacterized protein LOC113767099: protein MSSLGTSKGVLEIAKFAVYVSVPIGLMYFYANNTKNLQKFMGNRQYVVYPPEAPRPPSPEELRERARESARKRNNQ from the exons ATGTCATCTTTGGGAACTTCAAAGGGAGTGTTGGAGATAGCTAAGTTTGCAGTATATGTGAGTGTCCCGATTGGGCTGATGTACTTCTATGCCAACAATACCAAGaatctccaaaaattcatgGGAAAT cGTCAATATGTCGTCTACCCCCCTGAAGCACCACGACCTCCATCACCAGAGGAACTAAGAGAGAGGGCACGGGAGTCGGCGCGGAAGAGAAACAACCAATAA
- the LOC113765330 gene encoding CBL-interacting serine/threonine-protein kinase 7-like, whose translation MEAKRASPPSTTISTTKLARTTSGSGSGSGTIILNKYQLGRLLGRGSFAKVYHGRCLDDNSTVAVKAIDKTKGFQGPLEQFIIREVSVMRRLNHHPSILKIHEVMATKTKIYLVMELAPGGELFSKLQQRGKFSESTARNYFHQLISALHFCHQNGVAHRDIKPQNMLLDQHGNLKISDFGLSALPEQLKNGMLHTACGTPAYTAPEVLYRKGYDGFKADAWSCGVLLYAFLVGSLPFDDSNLPQMHRAIHRRVFDFPEWVSKPAKSIIYRLLDPNPTTRLGIEELLKHSWFKKAARSFKEQEFGCVFGQRDKDGGYLSRLNAFDIISMSSGLNLSGLFEMGLSSKEMRFTSGSKVGEIEERVLKVGGELGYSVQRGKGGGIGLVKGCGILVVEIWEVAEGLWMVEFKVVEGRVVEFEESEWEELKAGLKDIALSWHDEYDGS comes from the coding sequence ATGGAAGCCAAGAGGGCATCACCACCCTCCACCACCATCTCCACCACAAAACTCGCCAGAACCACCAGCGGCAGTGGCAGTGGTAGTGGAACGATAATCCTCAACAAATACCAACTAGGCCGACTGTTAGGCCGTGGAAGCTTCGCAAAAGTCTACCACGGCCGCTGTCTAGACGACAATTCCACCGTAGCCGTCAAAGCCATTGACAAAACCAAAGGTTTTCAGGGCCCATTAGAGCAATTCATCATCCGTGAAGTTTCCGTCATGCGGCGGCTGAACCATCACCCGAGTATCCTTAAAATCCACGAAGTCATGGCGACAAAAACAAAGATCTACCTGGTCATGGAGCTGGCGCCAGGCGGCGAACTGTTCTCCAAGCTTCAACAACGCGGCAAGTTCTCCGAATCCACGGCTAGGAATTACTTTCATCAACTCATCTCAGCCCTTCACTTCTGTCACCAGAACGGAGTCGCCCATCGTGATATAAAGCCCCAAAACATGCTTCTTGATCAACATGGCAACCTTAAAATATCCGACTTCGGACTCTCCGCTTTGCCCGAACAGCTGAAAAACGGGATGCTTCATACGGCTTGTGGAACGCCGGCTTATACGGCTCCTGAGGTGCTGTATCGCAAAGGTTACGATGGTTTCAAGGCGGATGCATGGTCTTGTGGGGTTCTCTTGTATGCCTTTCTCGTGGGATCTCTCCCATTTGACGATAGTAACCTTCCCCAGATGCATCGCGCAATACACCGTCGCGTATTTGATTTTCCTGAATGGGTTTCGAAACCCGCGAAAAGTATCATATATCGCTTGTTGGATCCTAATCCGACAACGAGGTTGGGGATCGAGGAATTGTTGAAGCATTCTTGGTTCAAGAAAGCAGCAAGGAGTTTCAAAGAACAAGAATTTGGTTGTGTGTTTGGTCAGAGGGATAAAGATGGTGGTTATTTGAGTAGACTGAATGCTTTTGACATAATTTCTATGTCATCAGGGCTGAATTTATCTGGGCTATTCGAGATGGGGCTAAGTAGCAAGGAGATGAGATTTACATCAGGTTCCAAGGTAGGGGAGATTGAGGAGAGAGTGTTGAAGGTTGGTGGGGAGCTGGGGTATAGCGTGCAAAGAGGGAAGGGTGGCGGGATTGGATTGGTGAAGGGTTGTGGAATATTGGTTGTGGAGATTTGGGAAGTGGCTGAGGGGCTTTGGATGGTGGAGTTTAAGGTGGTGGAAGGGAGGGTGGTGGAGTTTGAGGAATCCGAGTGGGAGGAGCTGAAAGCTGGGCTTAAAGATATTGCTCTTTCTTGGCATGACGAGTATGATGGATCTTGA